A window of the Haloquadratum walsbyi C23 genome harbors these coding sequences:
- a CDS encoding energy-coupling factor ABC transporter permease — MAHIHLGEGSFPLWALALWTTVGVALISVVVYRIRKDSIKTHQIALAGIGAAASFAIFQLNIPVWGGIHMNLTGLVGILAGPLLGALIALVVNIFSAALGHGAVGLLGANTLVNASEAIVAYYIFKALLRMDWDSFPASTGAATLGLSAGAILMGAIIVISGVNGSALPRGDLTIAVAGLVGLNLGVAVIEGILTGFVVQFLVSVRPDLIGLVDRTTTEDSAGVTA, encoded by the coding sequence ATGGCACATATTCATCTTGGCGAAGGCTCGTTTCCTCTCTGGGCACTTGCCCTGTGGACGACCGTTGGTGTTGCACTCATCAGCGTCGTTGTTTACCGGATCCGCAAGGACAGTATCAAGACCCATCAAATCGCTCTTGCTGGAATCGGAGCGGCAGCAAGTTTTGCAATCTTCCAATTGAATATTCCCGTCTGGGGTGGTATTCATATGAACCTTACCGGTCTTGTCGGTATTCTTGCCGGACCGCTGCTCGGCGCACTGATTGCTCTTGTGGTCAATATTTTCTCAGCAGCACTGGGTCATGGTGCTGTTGGTCTACTCGGCGCAAACACGCTGGTCAACGCCTCTGAAGCCATTGTTGCCTACTATATATTTAAAGCACTGCTTCGGATGGACTGGGACAGTTTCCCTGCCAGTACCGGCGCAGCGACCCTTGGGCTTTCAGCTGGTGCGATCTTGATGGGTGCAATCATCGTCATTAGCGGTGTCAACGGCAGTGCCCTCCCCCGTGGCGACCTGACAATCGCGGTCGCCGGGTTGGTCGGGCTCAATCTTGGGGTTGCCGTCATTGAAGGGATTTTAACTGGCTTTGTTGTCCAATTTCTTGTCTCCGTCCGACCTGACCTCATTGGTCTTGTTGACCGAACCACGACTGAGGACTCTGCTGGGGTGACAGCCTAA
- a CDS encoding poly(R)-hydroxyalkanoic acid synthase subunit PhaE — translation MSNNANDPTEMMGTEMMESMFEQFSQTYTDALKRNMDAQSEFADTWMDSVDEMLSEEQFDDASEGAAEAYESWMQAAESSYERMGDMIQGEDVDPTDFRDIWLNAANEAFKESMSTTAFAAMTGQNLESVLDFQQQMNDTAEETLHGMGFATTGDIREIGERLVEVERRQQAIESKLDQLINQS, via the coding sequence ATGAGCAATAATGCAAACGACCCCACAGAAATGATGGGGACAGAGATGATGGAATCGATGTTCGAGCAGTTTTCACAAACATACACTGACGCGCTCAAACGCAACATGGACGCACAATCTGAGTTTGCGGACACGTGGATGGACTCAGTTGATGAGATGCTCTCTGAGGAGCAATTTGATGATGCCTCAGAGGGTGCTGCAGAAGCGTATGAGTCCTGGATGCAAGCTGCAGAATCCTCATATGAACGAATGGGCGATATGATCCAAGGTGAAGATGTCGACCCAACAGACTTCCGTGATATCTGGTTGAATGCCGCAAATGAGGCGTTCAAAGAGTCGATGTCAACGACTGCATTCGCAGCGATGACCGGTCAAAATCTCGAGAGCGTGCTTGATTTCCAACAGCAGATGAACGACACAGCCGAGGAAACGCTTCATGGGATGGGATTCGCCACGACCGGTGATATCCGTGAGATCGGGGAACGACTCGTTGAGGTCGAGCGGCGACAACAAGCAATTGAGTCAAAATTAGACCAACTCATCAATCAGTCATGA
- the phaC gene encoding class III poly(R)-hydroxyalkanoic acid synthase subunit PhaC, whose protein sequence is MNPFTYPIDAQRNLIDSMTETTESIQALPESLETMATIEVGETPSNVVYEENKLELIHYDAEAAGIDPEESRDVPILIVYALINRPYILDLQPDRSVVRRLLEAGFDVYLIDWGEPSLLDHALSLDDYVNRYIDNCVDVVADRSDVDSINILGYCMGGTMSVMYSAINPEKVRNLGLMAAGLCFAGTGGILEEWGDDEYYSPQDVTDAFGNVPAEFLDTGFALMDPVNNYISKYTTLYDKLDDQDFVKNFARMERWLSDGIDVAGTAYVEFLEKIYQENQLYRDKLELGDESVRLSELNMPVLQVMGEYDHLIPPEASRPFNDVIPSSDTEIMEASTGHIGLSVSSSSHDELWPNVAGWFAERSTVESASNLSTDGATEVVDDTAVEIPVGDNTESNEDTDQTDAQTESTDDPELESIQGIGPAYSEQLDNAGVETVADLAAVDAKRLAETVDVSASRLREWSERADELIK, encoded by the coding sequence ATGAATCCATTCACATATCCGATTGATGCACAGCGAAATCTTATCGATTCAATGACTGAAACGACTGAGTCGATACAGGCACTCCCAGAAAGTCTTGAGACAATGGCAACCATCGAGGTTGGTGAGACACCAAGTAATGTCGTCTATGAGGAAAATAAGCTTGAGCTCATCCATTATGATGCTGAAGCGGCAGGCATCGACCCTGAAGAGAGTCGCGATGTGCCGATCCTCATCGTGTATGCGCTGATTAATCGACCGTATATCCTTGATCTTCAGCCTGACCGGTCCGTTGTTCGGCGACTGCTTGAGGCTGGCTTTGATGTATATCTGATTGATTGGGGTGAGCCATCGCTACTTGATCACGCATTATCTCTTGATGATTATGTTAATCGATATATCGACAACTGTGTTGATGTTGTCGCTGATCGGTCAGATGTTGATTCAATCAATATATTGGGGTACTGTATGGGTGGGACAATGAGTGTAATGTACAGTGCAATTAATCCCGAAAAAGTTCGAAATCTCGGACTGATGGCAGCAGGACTTTGTTTCGCTGGAACCGGTGGTATTCTCGAAGAATGGGGTGATGATGAGTATTACTCTCCACAGGATGTCACTGATGCATTTGGGAATGTTCCAGCAGAATTCCTTGATACTGGATTTGCTCTGATGGATCCGGTCAACAATTATATCTCGAAATATACCACGTTGTATGACAAACTGGATGATCAGGACTTCGTCAAGAATTTTGCACGAATGGAGCGATGGCTCTCTGATGGAATTGATGTTGCAGGGACAGCATATGTTGAGTTTCTCGAAAAGATCTATCAAGAGAATCAGCTTTATCGTGACAAATTAGAACTCGGTGATGAGTCAGTCAGGCTATCGGAATTAAACATGCCGGTATTGCAGGTGATGGGCGAGTATGATCACCTGATTCCACCGGAAGCATCTCGACCATTCAATGATGTCATCCCGAGTTCGGATACCGAAATTATGGAGGCATCAACTGGACATATTGGACTGTCTGTCTCAAGTAGTTCACATGATGAACTGTGGCCAAATGTTGCTGGATGGTTTGCTGAGCGTTCAACCGTTGAGTCGGCATCGAACCTCTCAACAGATGGGGCAACCGAAGTTGTTGATGATACGGCTGTTGAGATCCCCGTTGGTGATAATACTGAGTCCAATGAGGATACAGACCAAACAGACGCTCAGACCGAATCCACAGACGACCCCGAATTGGAGTCAATCCAGGGCATTGGTCCAGCATACAGTGAGCAGTTAGATAATGCAGGAGTTGAAACGGTTGCTGATCTCGCTGCGGTTGACGCTAAAAGGCTCGCTGAGACAGTTGATGTCAGTGCATCACGTCTCCGCGAGTGGAGTGAACGTGCGGATGAATTGATCAAATAG
- a CDS encoding sugar phosphate isomerase/epimerase family protein: MNIGVSIGPYLDRIETIPDAFEYVEVGLGEGERPIGEVNINSITRRLEQQNLDLTVHLPYYQPLATAVDAIDSATLSYLDSVLETASALGATTAVAHPTRRGIAPDSDQFHEQLRSLVQIGRAHNITICFETTGYAGDLALERIGSTIDNVDGAICLDVGYAYLEAGVSGIRTLLTQYSDIVEHLHIHDGRHRGDTHITVGSGDVAMADIGPLIQKFVPDATATIEVFTDDAAHLTDSRQRFAKLTENIDG; this comes from the coding sequence ATGAATATTGGTGTCTCAATTGGACCGTATCTCGACCGCATCGAAACTATCCCAGACGCATTTGAGTATGTCGAAGTTGGATTAGGCGAAGGCGAACGTCCAATTGGCGAGGTTAATATCAATTCGATCACTCGACGACTTGAACAACAGAATCTTGATCTTACCGTTCACCTCCCGTATTATCAGCCGTTGGCGACTGCTGTGGATGCAATTGATTCTGCAACACTTTCATATCTTGACTCAGTGTTAGAAACAGCGAGTGCTCTTGGTGCAACGACCGCTGTGGCACATCCAACACGTCGGGGGATTGCCCCAGACTCCGATCAATTTCATGAGCAATTACGTAGCCTTGTTCAAATCGGGCGAGCACATAATATCACTATCTGTTTTGAGACAACCGGGTATGCCGGTGATCTCGCACTTGAGCGTATTGGGTCAACTATTGACAATGTCGATGGCGCGATCTGTCTTGATGTCGGATACGCATATCTTGAAGCAGGAGTAAGTGGAATACGAACATTGCTCACGCAATACAGTGACATCGTTGAGCACCTCCATATTCACGACGGTCGACATCGTGGTGATACACATATTACAGTTGGGAGTGGTGATGTTGCAATGGCTGACATTGGACCGCTTATTCAAAAGTTCGTTCCTGACGCAACAGCGACAATTGAGGTATTTACAGATGACGCTGCACACCTCACAGATTCACGACAACGATTTGCTAAACTGACTGAGAATATTGACGGCTGA
- a CDS encoding beta-ketoacyl-ACP reductase — translation MNLENRTCVVTGASRGIGRGIAEELADEGANVAVNYRSSKAEANDVVETIRDAGGTAITAQADVTDFSAIKSMRDRVHDNFGAVDILINNAGITKDTTFEKMTPDQWKSVIDVNLNGTFNATKVFFSDIKSSNQGRLINISSIVGKQGNFGQANYATSKSGIFGFTRTLALELASSGSTANSVAPGFTKTDMLTDVPDTVKNSIKDDIPMSRFGEVEDISHVVKFLASEEASYISGEVIDVNGAMDL, via the coding sequence ATGAACCTCGAAAATAGAACCTGCGTTGTTACAGGTGCGTCGCGAGGTATTGGTCGCGGCATTGCCGAGGAACTGGCTGATGAAGGAGCTAATGTAGCAGTTAATTACCGATCATCAAAGGCAGAGGCAAATGATGTTGTTGAGACGATTCGTGATGCCGGCGGTACTGCAATTACCGCTCAAGCAGATGTCACTGATTTTTCAGCCATCAAGTCGATGCGTGATCGAGTCCATGACAATTTCGGAGCAGTTGATATTCTGATTAACAATGCTGGTATTACCAAGGATACAACGTTCGAAAAGATGACACCTGATCAGTGGAAGTCGGTCATCGATGTGAATCTTAATGGGACATTCAATGCAACAAAGGTTTTTTTTAGTGATATTAAATCCTCAAATCAAGGTCGACTGATCAATATCTCCTCAATTGTCGGCAAACAGGGTAACTTTGGACAGGCGAACTATGCAACCTCAAAATCGGGTATTTTTGGATTTACGCGTACGCTCGCCCTTGAACTTGCCTCCTCAGGGTCAACAGCGAACTCGGTTGCGCCAGGATTCACGAAAACTGATATGCTCACAGATGTTCCCGATACGGTCAAAAACTCAATTAAAGATGATATCCCAATGAGTCGATTTGGTGAAGTTGAGGATATTTCACATGTTGTGAAGTTCCTTGCAAGTGAAGAGGCATCATATATTTCAGGCGAGGTTATCGATGTGAATGGTGCAATGGACCTTTGA
- a CDS encoding AbrB/MazE/SpoVT family DNA-binding domain-containing protein, whose protein sequence is MTDDSDDETPIWSPAAVAKQFQEATQKTTQSQQELFEQYLQTSMNAGGLGDFSQLSAMTMGTAMFKTRVQSGGRISIPDAEREALDIEEGDIVQTVVIPVKRNR, encoded by the coding sequence ATGACAGACGATTCGGATGATGAGACGCCCATCTGGTCGCCAGCGGCTGTTGCGAAACAGTTCCAAGAAGCGACGCAGAAGACAACGCAAAGTCAGCAGGAGCTATTCGAGCAGTATCTGCAGACCAGTATGAACGCTGGCGGACTCGGTGATTTCTCGCAGTTGAGTGCAATGACGATGGGAACAGCGATGTTCAAAACGCGCGTCCAAAGCGGTGGGCGAATTTCGATCCCTGATGCGGAGCGAGAGGCACTTGATATTGAAGAGGGCGACATTGTCCAAACAGTTGTCATCCCAGTTAAACGAAATCGGTGA
- the leuS gene encoding leucine--tRNA ligase, with translation MTKGNYDHAAVESHWQSAWDDANAYRTPDDPADLTYVLGMYPYPSGKLHMGHVRNYTITDAYARYRRMRGDDVLHPMGWDAFGLPAENAAKERDTNPRDWTYDCIETMREQMESMGFGYDWDREITTCDPEYYQWNQYFFREFYNSGIVERRDADVNWCPSCETVLADEQVEGEAELCWRCDTAVEQRELAQWFLKITEWADELVDDIDRLEGWPNNVTQMQRNWIGRQYGTLLPFEIDGYGTIEAFTTRADTIYGATFFAVATDHPIADELRTENAAIETFITDEADPDGDEPNGVSTGLTATNPVTGDEIPVYIADFVLSDVGTGALMGVPAHDERDHAFATAMDIDIIPVVAPESTDINDSTPIPPDISDTAYTDDGVLVNSGQYTGLDSETAREKITADTTGAELDTQYRLRDWGISRQRYWGTPIPVVYCEECGPVLVPEKDLPVELPPFINTTGNPLEAATDWKETNCPECGAAATRETDTMDTFVDSSWYFLRYVSPDVETEPFDIERTNQWMPVDQYVGGIEHAVMHLLYSRFFTKVLAENDDLAVTEPFENLLAQGMVQLDGEKMSKSKGNTVSPQRIVEEYGADTARLFMMQAAQPERDFDWSEEGVRSTNQLLTQLIELADVIADINVDRAVLENHDAVTQPSISNTETTLTNERTPIASYVDTEIDAAVAIATQEYDELSFSVALREARDLVQTLRQYRNYTTPHVDTYRHGLETVIRLLAPVAPHITEELYSALDHDGFMTDASWPQTDVDRDIVTKRRALVEDTREDVRQIITVADIDDPKTITIVVSPAWKYTALETAIESDADNLIAELMQNPTIREQGDAAADYGQQLQTEREALATTLPPEREYEMLRAATWLIEREFDAPVNIIHAEDAPAGVARQAEPGRPAIDIDE, from the coding sequence ATGACGAAGGGAAATTATGATCACGCTGCCGTTGAAAGTCATTGGCAATCCGCGTGGGATGATGCTAACGCCTACCGAACGCCAGATGATCCAGCAGACCTCACCTACGTCTTGGGTATGTATCCATATCCTTCCGGAAAATTACATATGGGGCATGTCCGAAATTACACCATTACCGATGCATACGCTCGGTATCGTCGAATGCGTGGAGATGATGTTCTTCACCCGATGGGGTGGGATGCATTCGGTCTTCCTGCAGAAAACGCTGCAAAAGAACGCGATACCAACCCTCGCGATTGGACGTATGATTGTATCGAGACAATGCGTGAGCAAATGGAATCGATGGGGTTTGGATATGACTGGGACCGCGAAATTACAACATGTGACCCAGAATATTATCAATGGAATCAATATTTCTTCCGTGAGTTCTATAATTCCGGAATAGTCGAACGACGAGACGCCGATGTTAATTGGTGTCCATCATGTGAGACCGTCCTTGCCGATGAGCAAGTCGAAGGTGAGGCCGAATTATGTTGGCGATGTGACACCGCGGTTGAACAGCGTGAGTTAGCACAGTGGTTCCTCAAGATCACTGAGTGGGCTGATGAACTTGTTGATGACATTGACCGGCTTGAGGGATGGCCAAACAATGTAACACAGATGCAACGAAATTGGATTGGTCGGCAATACGGCACGCTGTTGCCGTTTGAGATCGATGGATATGGCACAATCGAGGCATTCACAACGCGCGCAGACACGATTTACGGTGCAACGTTCTTTGCAGTCGCGACGGATCACCCAATTGCTGATGAGCTTCGGACAGAGAATGCGGCTATTGAAACATTCATTACAGACGAGGCTGACCCTGATGGCGATGAACCGAACGGTGTCTCAACTGGATTGACTGCGACGAATCCCGTTACTGGTGATGAAATTCCAGTATACATTGCTGATTTCGTTCTTTCTGATGTTGGCACGGGCGCACTGATGGGTGTCCCGGCGCATGATGAACGTGATCATGCGTTCGCAACGGCGATGGACATTGATATCATACCAGTTGTTGCTCCTGAATCAACTGATATCAATGACAGCACTCCAATCCCCCCAGACATTTCTGACACAGCATACACCGACGACGGCGTGCTAGTCAATTCTGGGCAATACACAGGGCTTGACAGTGAGACCGCACGTGAGAAGATTACAGCCGACACTACCGGGGCTGAATTAGATACACAGTATCGACTTCGTGATTGGGGTATCTCTCGACAACGATACTGGGGAACACCGATTCCGGTTGTCTACTGTGAGGAATGTGGTCCAGTGCTTGTTCCCGAGAAGGACCTTCCTGTTGAACTTCCACCGTTTATTAATACAACTGGGAATCCGCTTGAAGCGGCGACTGATTGGAAAGAGACAAACTGTCCTGAGTGCGGTGCTGCGGCGACTCGTGAGACAGATACGATGGATACCTTCGTCGATTCCTCATGGTATTTCTTGCGGTATGTCTCGCCAGATGTTGAGACTGAGCCGTTCGATATTGAGCGAACAAACCAGTGGATGCCAGTCGATCAGTACGTCGGCGGGATTGAGCATGCAGTCATGCATCTGCTGTACTCGCGATTCTTCACAAAAGTGCTGGCTGAAAACGATGATCTTGCTGTCACCGAGCCCTTCGAGAACCTACTGGCTCAGGGAATGGTTCAATTAGATGGTGAGAAAATGTCAAAGTCAAAAGGGAACACTGTCTCACCGCAGCGAATTGTCGAGGAATACGGTGCTGATACCGCACGATTGTTTATGATGCAGGCAGCACAACCTGAGCGTGATTTCGATTGGTCAGAAGAGGGTGTTCGCTCAACCAATCAGCTATTGACGCAACTCATCGAACTTGCCGATGTAATCGCCGACATAAACGTTGACCGAGCGGTTCTTGAAAATCATGATGCAGTAACTCAGCCATCAATCTCGAATACTGAGACCACACTCACAAATGAACGGACACCGATTGCATCATACGTCGATACCGAAATTGATGCTGCTGTTGCAATCGCGACTCAGGAGTATGATGAGCTATCTTTCAGTGTTGCGCTTCGAGAAGCGCGAGATCTTGTCCAGACCCTGAGACAGTATCGAAACTACACGACACCACATGTCGATACATACCGCCATGGGCTTGAGACTGTCATTCGACTACTTGCCCCAGTCGCACCACACATAACAGAAGAGTTGTATTCAGCTCTTGATCACGATGGGTTTATGACCGACGCATCATGGCCACAGACAGACGTTGACCGTGATATAGTCACAAAACGACGGGCACTGGTTGAGGATACCAGAGAGGATGTTCGTCAAATTATCACTGTTGCCGATATCGATGATCCAAAGACAATCACGATTGTTGTTTCACCAGCATGGAAGTATACCGCGTTGGAAACTGCAATTGAAAGCGATGCTGACAATCTTATCGCTGAGTTGATGCAAAATCCGACCATCCGTGAACAAGGTGATGCGGCTGCTGATTATGGACAGCAGTTACAAACTGAGCGTGAGGCATTAGCAACAACGCTCCCACCGGAGCGCGAATATGAAATGCTCCGTGCTGCAACATGGCTCATCGAACGCGAGTTTGATGCCCCTGTCAATATTATCCATGCTGAGGATGCCCCAGCAGGGGTCGCCCGACAGGCTGAACCTGGTCGTCCGGCTATTGATATCGATGAATAA
- a CDS encoding Zn-ribbon domain-containing OB-fold protein has product MSDVGDAGYDELLEAIDAGDGYYLECENEHGSLPPRRVCPHCGSTDIKEVSLPDTGEVVAHTKVHVPTPRFSEDAPYDVVIVDYGQVQLTGQLAGADDDIAHGLDVTVQLGEATKTGEPVVTFVPAET; this is encoded by the coding sequence ATGAGTGACGTTGGCGATGCTGGATACGATGAATTGCTTGAGGCAATTGATGCAGGTGATGGATACTATCTTGAGTGCGAGAACGAACATGGATCGTTGCCGCCACGACGTGTTTGTCCACATTGTGGTTCGACCGATATCAAAGAAGTATCACTCCCTGATACAGGCGAAGTTGTTGCGCACACGAAGGTTCATGTTCCAACTCCACGGTTTAGCGAGGACGCTCCATATGATGTTGTGATCGTTGATTACGGACAGGTGCAATTGACAGGTCAACTCGCTGGTGCTGATGATGATATTGCACATGGACTTGACGTGACAGTGCAACTCGGTGAGGCAACAAAAACCGGTGAGCCTGTTGTGACGTTTGTTCCAGCTGAGACATAA
- a CDS encoding MaoC family dehydratase codes for MASDQSSMTDSFEGMATAWIESSTAVSKNMAQMYSNIAAANRELWSQTMAPADSPSRESGDDSIAYSKSSWTTVQSVDTVAELEVSDEVVFRKELTDSDVHAFADISGDTNRLHLDDEFASDTRFGRRIVHGTLASGLISSALARLPGMIVYLSQDLDFERPVDIGTTVEATVRVAETLDGDRYRLDTTVQTEDGTTVIDGEAIVLIDTPPAPETDADADADASTTE; via the coding sequence ATGGCATCAGATCAGTCATCAATGACTGACTCATTCGAGGGAATGGCTACTGCATGGATTGAATCTTCAACGGCAGTTTCGAAGAACATGGCTCAAATGTACTCAAATATTGCTGCAGCCAATCGCGAGTTATGGTCGCAAACAATGGCTCCAGCAGATTCACCCAGTCGAGAGTCTGGTGATGACTCAATCGCCTATAGTAAATCGTCATGGACGACAGTTCAGTCAGTTGACACAGTCGCAGAACTTGAAGTTAGTGATGAAGTCGTATTCAGAAAGGAATTAACAGATAGCGATGTGCACGCGTTTGCAGACATTAGCGGCGATACAAATCGACTTCATCTTGATGATGAGTTCGCCTCAGATACCCGGTTTGGTCGCCGGATTGTTCATGGCACGCTGGCGTCGGGGTTAATTAGCTCTGCACTTGCACGCCTTCCTGGCATGATTGTATATCTGTCACAGGATCTTGATTTTGAACGACCTGTCGACATTGGAACAACGGTTGAAGCAACTGTTCGTGTTGCTGAAACGCTCGATGGTGACCGATACCGACTCGACACAACGGTACAAACAGAAGATGGAACTACTGTCATTGATGGTGAGGCAATTGTCCTCATCGACACTCCACCAGCACCCGAAACAGACGCAGACGCAGACGCAGACGCAAGTACAACCGAATAG
- a CDS encoding thiolase domain-containing protein produces MGHPRVAGVGLTHFGKHPERTTRDMFAEAGLTALDDAGVDTDDIEGVFYGNFIGEVSEDQGHMGPISAEALGIDAPATRIESACASSGVAVREAIKNVRSGESDAVIVGGAERMNNLGTAETTASLALAADDLYEVRVGITFPGAYALMADAYFEEYGGSREDLAHIAQKNHENAVDNEFAQFQYEIDIDDALDAPPVAEPLHLYDACPVTDGAAAAVIVSEEYAENNDLDIPVRVTGSGQGSDNLALQDREYLTQTPAATNAADEAFDDAAIGPDDVDVAEVHDCFTIAEVLALESMGIFDHGDGINAARRGDTLPEGDIPVNLSGGLKAKGHPVGATGAAQIAEMTRLLRGDHHNSEYVSDASVGITHNAGGTVASTVVHVLEVDQ; encoded by the coding sequence ATGGGTCACCCACGAGTAGCAGGCGTTGGGCTCACACACTTCGGGAAGCATCCTGAACGCACGACACGCGATATGTTTGCAGAAGCTGGTCTCACGGCTCTTGATGACGCTGGAGTCGACACAGACGACATTGAGGGGGTTTTCTATGGAAATTTCATCGGTGAGGTTTCTGAGGACCAAGGACACATGGGACCAATTTCGGCAGAGGCGCTCGGTATTGACGCCCCTGCAACGCGAATTGAGAGCGCATGTGCATCTTCAGGTGTTGCTGTGCGTGAAGCGATCAAAAATGTACGTTCTGGCGAATCCGATGCAGTGATTGTCGGCGGTGCTGAGCGGATGAATAATCTTGGGACTGCTGAAACAACAGCATCACTCGCGCTTGCTGCAGATGACTTGTATGAAGTCCGTGTTGGGATTACTTTCCCTGGTGCATACGCCCTGATGGCAGATGCATACTTTGAGGAATACGGTGGCTCAAGAGAGGATCTTGCGCATATCGCACAGAAAAATCACGAAAATGCCGTTGATAATGAGTTTGCACAGTTCCAATATGAAATTGATATCGATGATGCGCTTGATGCGCCACCAGTGGCAGAGCCACTGCATCTGTATGATGCGTGTCCGGTGACTGATGGAGCCGCAGCAGCGGTCATCGTCAGTGAGGAATATGCTGAAAACAATGATCTTGATATTCCTGTCCGTGTGACAGGGTCTGGACAGGGCTCAGATAATCTTGCCCTGCAAGATCGCGAGTATCTTACACAGACCCCAGCAGCGACTAATGCTGCGGATGAAGCCTTTGATGACGCTGCGATTGGTCCTGATGATGTTGATGTCGCAGAGGTACATGATTGCTTTACAATCGCAGAAGTTCTTGCACTCGAATCAATGGGAATCTTTGACCATGGCGACGGAATTAACGCTGCACGTCGCGGTGATACACTTCCTGAGGGTGACATCCCAGTCAACCTCTCTGGTGGACTCAAAGCAAAAGGACATCCTGTTGGGGCAACAGGTGCCGCACAGATCGCAGAAATGACACGGCTACTGCGTGGTGACCATCACAATAGTGAGTATGTTTCCGATGCTTCCGTTGGAATAACACACAATGCTGGTGGAACCGTCGCAAGCACTGTTGTTCATGTTCTGGAGGTGGACCAATGA